In Montipora foliosa isolate CH-2021 chromosome 13, ASM3666993v2, whole genome shotgun sequence, one DNA window encodes the following:
- the LOC137981787 gene encoding uncharacterized protein — protein MGNNLAPTLAIIYMNSLDQGIQTPFDNNVHLRRYIDDMFVAWSSDQITPESVLPSANSLNSALKFTIETPDNNRLPFLDTMVTLHPEKGSFSSTLYIKPIHSRCLTPWDSHGPLSLKRGTLIGEIKRAITRSTDAQSQRASIKLITQLHKRNGYPKRFVTSTIKRTLRTCNIQPTEQELAQDPVYIKVPFINEVLKQQTQAVIKRSGIQNIKVHYMTGRPLSSIFRPPKEQQKCPEACETCTSAKKVNKCLSKNCVYIIECTHCHLVYIGETSRTVGSRIKEHVQMKTDKLFISILLVIPIRQCLKTSHGTFYITTFHYIRHARSLKRSKTERKTLRPS, from the coding sequence ATGGGAAATAACCTCGCTCCAACCTTAGCTATCATCTATATGAATAGTCTAGATCAAGGAATACAGACACCGTTTGACAACAACGTACACCTCAGACGATATATTGACGACATGTTTGTAGCCTGGTCATCAGACCAGATTACACCAGAATCAGTGCTCCCCTCTGCCAACAGCCTGAACTCAGCCTTAAAGTTCACCATAGAGACACCTGACAACAATCGTCTACCATTCTTAGACACCATGGTCACTTTGCATCCAGAAAAGGGTTCCTTCTCGTCTACACTGTACATCAAGCCTATACATAGCCGATGCTTAACACCCTGGGACAGCCATGGTCCGTTATCTCTGAAGAGAGGAACTCTTATTGGAGAAATCAAGAGAGCCATCACACGCTCTACTGACGCACAATCACAAAGAGCCTCTATAAAATTGATCACCCAGCTGCATAAGAGGAATGGATATCCCAAACGATTCGTGACCTCTACTATCAAACGCACACTACGGACATGTAATATTCAACCCACAGAACAAGAACTAGCACAAGACCCAGTGTATATAAAAGTCCCATTTATCAACGAGGTCCTAAAACAACAAACGCAAGCAGTAATCAAGCGATCGGGTATTCAAAATATCAAAGTTCATTATATGACTGGTCGCCCACTATCAAGTATCTTTAGACCaccaaaggaacaacaaaagTGTCCCGAGGCTTGTGAGACCTGCACATCAGCTAAGAAGGTAAACAAATGCTTATCTAAGAACTGCGTGTACATAATTGAATGTACACACTGTCATTTAGTTTACATAGGAGAAACGAGTAGAACTGTTGGGTCCAGAATCAAGGAACACGTACAGATGAAAACTGACAAACTATTTATCAGCATCTTGTTAGTCATACCAATACGCCAATGCTTAAAGACATCTCATGGGACATTCTACATAACAACATTCCACTACATCAGACACGCAAGATCATTGAAGCGCtcgaaaacagaaagaaaaacactgagACCATCATGA